The Halalkalicoccus sp. NIPERK01 genome window below encodes:
- a CDS encoding ABC transporter substrate-binding protein, with protein sequence MRHVTKNRREVLQGTAGAMGGMTLALAGCLGGSSAEGAVEPIELIVTTQDYDPVRYEFGNLIADNWRELGFEVNVNPTAWNSIVDQAMNQQDFDAFTLNWAGRAERLDPDVFCYSLHHSSQTDNGGNNQVNYENTEYDEYAEMQRETYDENERQEAVLRCQEIFAEDQPRTPIANQTQAMPYLEDRFDEVVNMMGEGLMSFWTAVDSVPADGVEHISLGYPSDVNNLNPVDGAATHDTQTMRLIYDKLVRIDTDATPRNWLAEEIEEVDETTIRATIRDGQQWHDGEDLTIEDVKFSFDYLGEHSAVLGSFIDSLESTEIIDDLTVEFSFEEPFAPFIPIGLGQVFIIPQHIWEDVPDGLDNVSEPVEWENPEPIGSGPFEFVEWNRDEQMVLRANEDHFNPPNIPELIKVPGSDMSSLVRLLEDGSLDMIGWVAGPDTVNRLESDVDHASISSIDSHGWYHINYQLDRAPFDDVAVRHALADAIPKQDIVDIVMDGMATVTHTFIAEVNEFWHNPDVREFGNDLGRAQATLEEAGYTLENGRLYYPEE encoded by the coding sequence ATGCGACACGTTACCAAAAACCGTCGCGAAGTACTACAAGGTACAGCAGGGGCCATGGGCGGCATGACACTTGCTCTGGCCGGCTGTCTCGGTGGAAGTAGCGCAGAAGGAGCCGTCGAGCCTATCGAACTTATCGTAACAACACAGGACTACGATCCCGTTCGGTACGAATTCGGTAACCTCATCGCCGACAACTGGCGAGAACTAGGATTCGAGGTTAACGTCAATCCGACAGCGTGGAATTCGATCGTCGACCAAGCAATGAACCAGCAGGATTTCGATGCATTCACGCTCAATTGGGCAGGACGGGCTGAACGTCTGGACCCTGACGTCTTTTGCTACTCGCTCCACCATTCCTCTCAAACAGATAACGGGGGGAACAACCAGGTGAACTACGAAAATACCGAGTACGACGAGTATGCAGAAATGCAGCGGGAGACATACGACGAGAACGAACGGCAAGAAGCCGTTCTGCGATGCCAAGAAATATTCGCCGAGGACCAGCCCCGGACACCTATCGCGAATCAGACGCAGGCGATGCCCTATCTTGAGGACCGTTTTGACGAGGTCGTGAACATGATGGGGGAGGGACTGATGTCCTTCTGGACGGCTGTCGATTCTGTCCCGGCGGATGGTGTTGAGCATATTAGCCTCGGCTATCCTTCCGATGTCAATAACCTCAATCCAGTTGACGGGGCAGCGACTCACGACACGCAGACAATGCGGCTCATCTACGACAAACTCGTCCGAATCGACACGGATGCCACTCCACGCAATTGGCTCGCCGAGGAGATCGAGGAGGTCGACGAAACGACGATCAGGGCGACGATTCGTGACGGACAACAGTGGCACGACGGCGAGGATTTGACGATCGAGGACGTGAAGTTCTCCTTCGATTATCTCGGGGAGCACTCGGCCGTCCTCGGTTCGTTCATCGATTCCCTTGAGTCCACTGAGATCATCGACGACCTAACGGTCGAATTTTCGTTCGAAGAGCCATTCGCACCGTTCATTCCGATCGGACTTGGTCAAGTGTTCATTATCCCCCAGCATATCTGGGAGGATGTTCCCGACGGGTTGGACAACGTCTCGGAACCGGTTGAGTGGGAGAACCCCGAACCCATTGGAAGCGGGCCGTTCGAGTTCGTTGAGTGGAACCGCGACGAACAAATGGTTCTCCGAGCAAACGAGGACCATTTCAATCCGCCAAACATCCCAGAGCTGATCAAGGTCCCCGGGTCCGATATGTCGAGCCTGGTCAGATTACTAGAAGACGGATCGTTGGACATGATTGGATGGGTTGCGGGCCCCGATACGGTCAACAGACTCGAATCAGACGTCGACCACGCCAGTATCAGTTCGATCGACAGCCATGGCTGGTATCACATTAACTACCAGCTTGACCGTGCACCGTTCGATGACGTCGCCGTTAGACACGCGCTGGCAGATGCAATACCGAAACAGGATATCGTTGATATCGTGATGGATGGGATGGCGACTGTGACCCACACGTTCATCGCGGAGGTCAACGAGTTTTGGCACAACCCTGATGTCCGGGAGTTCGGAAACGATCTCGGAAGGGCACAGGCGACCCTTGAGGAGGCCGGATACACGCTCGAAAACGGCCGACTATACTATCCGGAGGAATGA
- a CDS encoding creatininase family protein produces MIHRSHSHLASPVAWLAKPYPEIVDIAENDGSVLIVPVGSLEQHGYHLPVATDTLLATAVAHAAAEDVHESLPVLVTPPIWSGCSPHHLPFGATISLETATLLEVLSDVAGRALENGFDALLFLNGHGGNMPVISSAVSDAGHEHPDREVLGLSYFHLARAVIDEVRESDPGGISHGGEFETSLMMHLYPELVDETQLEGTQRDEPYDLGRQDLFADGPLSVYRTFDEYSHSGAIGAPELATAEKGKRLFVHIETELSDLLSEIHTQNSTRK; encoded by the coding sequence ATGATTCACCGCTCTCACTCGCATCTCGCTTCCCCCGTTGCGTGGCTGGCGAAGCCGTATCCCGAAATCGTCGATATCGCCGAAAACGACGGCTCGGTACTGATCGTCCCCGTCGGGAGTCTCGAACAGCATGGCTACCACCTCCCGGTCGCAACGGATACACTTCTGGCTACCGCGGTCGCTCATGCTGCGGCCGAAGACGTCCACGAATCGCTTCCGGTTCTCGTCACACCGCCGATCTGGTCGGGATGCTCCCCACATCATCTCCCGTTCGGTGCGACCATCTCGTTAGAAACAGCGACGCTTCTCGAGGTCCTCTCGGACGTCGCCGGGAGGGCGCTCGAAAACGGTTTCGACGCGTTACTCTTTCTGAACGGCCATGGTGGAAACATGCCGGTCATCTCTAGTGCTGTCAGCGACGCCGGACACGAACATCCCGACCGCGAAGTCCTCGGGTTGTCGTACTTTCATCTCGCTCGCGCAGTAATCGATGAGGTTCGTGAGAGTGACCCAGGGGGTATTTCCCACGGGGGCGAGTTCGAGACATCACTCATGATGCATCTCTATCCGGAACTCGTTGACGAGACGCAGCTAGAGGGAACGCAACGCGACGAGCCGTATGACCTCGGTCGCCAGGACCTCTTTGCGGATGGACCGCTCTCGGTTTACAGGACCTTCGACGAGTACAGCCACTCCGGAGCTATTGGTGCGCCTGAACTCGCCACGGCCGAGAAAGGAAAGCGACTGTTCGTGCACATAGAAACCGAGCTCAGCGATCTCTTATCCGAGATCCATACCCAGAATAGCACTCGGAAGTGA
- a CDS encoding amidohydrolase family protein codes for MTIDLRIENARVVDGTGAPWFNGCIGVDEGRIVAVTRGDVGTDEDAQRVIDAANSVVCPGFIDTHSHSDLELFDDPSLEPKVRQGITTEVLGQDGFSMAPLYEDSDTDAWQRHLSGLTGNFDGEWTWRSVEEYLDAIERNGIAPNVATLVGHGTVRYAVLGMADRLPTEEEVAAMADLVAKGLEEGAIGLSTGLVYSPQIHADTDEVRQLAACLGPYGRPFVAHIRNERRHIWRALDEFLDIGAEEDIPLHLSHFKLPGELLHGRARQALAVLESARRRGIDVTADQYPYLAGSTMLSNLLPPWVHTDGPERLLELLQDPASRARIRRDIEEWRIDDWENRGPYTGWENIVVTNIESEENADIEGLSIADIAERRDTDHVAAVCDILVEEELNVSMILHQLHEDDVREILQSELVAVGTDGLFGGRPHPRVYGTYPRILGQYVRAEDLLSLETAIQKMTSLPARILGLDRKGLVRQGMDADLVVFDPVLVTDRATYESPRQEPAGISHVLVDGTPVVADGGSTGETPGVAIRA; via the coding sequence ATGACGATCGATTTACGCATCGAGAACGCACGCGTCGTCGATGGGACTGGTGCCCCGTGGTTCAACGGGTGTATCGGCGTCGACGAGGGGCGCATCGTCGCGGTGACTCGCGGCGACGTCGGCACGGACGAAGACGCCCAACGCGTTATCGACGCCGCTAACTCAGTCGTGTGTCCCGGCTTCATCGATACGCATTCGCACTCCGATCTCGAGCTCTTCGACGACCCGTCGCTGGAACCGAAAGTCAGACAGGGGATCACCACCGAGGTGCTCGGCCAGGACGGCTTCTCGATGGCACCGCTTTACGAGGACAGCGATACCGACGCTTGGCAACGCCATCTGAGTGGACTCACGGGGAACTTCGACGGGGAATGGACGTGGCGATCGGTCGAGGAATATCTCGATGCGATCGAGAGAAACGGTATCGCACCGAACGTCGCGACACTCGTTGGCCATGGGACGGTCAGATACGCAGTCCTCGGGATGGCCGATCGCCTGCCGACCGAGGAGGAAGTAGCCGCGATGGCCGACCTCGTAGCGAAGGGATTAGAAGAGGGCGCGATCGGTCTCTCGACCGGCTTGGTGTATTCACCGCAGATCCACGCCGATACCGACGAAGTCCGTCAGCTCGCGGCCTGCTTGGGGCCGTACGGACGACCCTTCGTTGCCCATATCCGGAACGAACGACGTCATATCTGGCGCGCGCTCGATGAATTCCTCGATATCGGTGCTGAGGAGGACATCCCGCTTCATCTCTCCCACTTCAAGCTACCGGGGGAACTCCTCCACGGACGGGCTCGGCAGGCGCTCGCGGTTCTCGAATCAGCGAGACGACGTGGGATCGACGTCACAGCCGACCAGTATCCGTATTTGGCCGGTAGTACGATGCTCTCGAATCTCCTCCCCCCGTGGGTTCACACCGACGGTCCCGAGCGACTCCTCGAGCTACTGCAGGACCCTGCATCCCGCGCTCGGATTCGGCGCGATATCGAGGAGTGGAGGATCGATGACTGGGAAAATCGCGGTCCCTACACTGGATGGGAGAACATCGTCGTGACGAATATCGAGTCGGAGGAGAACGCCGATATCGAGGGGTTATCGATCGCTGACATCGCCGAGCGACGGGACACCGATCACGTCGCCGCAGTTTGTGATATCCTCGTCGAGGAGGAGCTGAACGTCAGCATGATCCTTCATCAGCTTCACGAGGACGATGTTCGCGAAATCCTCCAGTCTGAGCTCGTTGCGGTGGGGACCGACGGTCTCTTCGGCGGCCGTCCCCATCCACGTGTGTACGGAACGTATCCCCGTATTCTCGGTCAGTACGTCCGTGCGGAGGACCTGCTTTCCTTGGAGACGGCCATCCAGAAGATGACGTCGCTTCCGGCTCGAATACTGGGGCTGGATCGCAAGGGACTCGTCCGACAGGGGATGGACGCCGATCTCGTGGTCTTCGACCCGGTACTGGTCACGGATCGAGCGACGTATGAATCACCACGACAGGAGCCGGCCGGGATCTCACACGTGCTCGTCGACGGCACCCCGGTCGTTGCAGACGGGGGCAGTACCGGCGAGACGCCGGGAGTGGCTATTCGTGCGTAA
- the gvpJ gene encoding gas vesicle protein GvpJ, with protein sequence MSSTRPTGSSLAELLDRILDKGIIVDLRDRVSLLGLEIITVEARLVIGSIETFLSYARTISTMAATTEPYGNL encoded by the coding sequence ATGAGTTCGACTCGGCCAACCGGATCAAGCCTCGCGGAACTGCTCGACCGAATTCTCGATAAGGGAATTATCGTTGATCTCCGGGATCGTGTCTCCCTACTGGGGCTCGAGATCATCACGGTCGAAGCCCGTCTCGTGATCGGATCCATCGAGACGTTCCTCTCCTACGCGAGGACGATCTCAACGATGGCAGCCACGACAGAACCCTACGGTAACCTCTAG
- a CDS encoding Lrp/AsnC family transcriptional regulator, whose amino-acid sequence MAKQTFDSFDDIDGVILQALAENPRIPYSEITDTLSEMGYEMSPEGVRYRVDKIIDLTTVFFLVDPQTVSWEILRVAVSTKDTENSKREAFDFLCEQPFWHVSRGVGTYDLYAVGSLPSLREVDELVTRVREAECISKVEYIVVTGRNQDMTQYLNMDYLPTLEEE is encoded by the coding sequence ATGGCAAAACAGACATTTGATTCGTTTGATGATATAGATGGAGTGATCCTCCAAGCGCTGGCGGAAAATCCGAGAATTCCGTACTCCGAGATCACAGATACCCTATCCGAAATGGGCTACGAGATGAGTCCAGAGGGGGTTAGATACCGAGTTGACAAAATTATCGATCTGACAACGGTATTCTTCTTGGTAGATCCTCAAACAGTGTCATGGGAGATCCTCCGTGTCGCAGTATCCACGAAAGACACTGAAAACTCCAAACGAGAGGCCTTCGATTTTCTCTGTGAGCAACCGTTTTGGCACGTTTCGCGCGGGGTCGGTACGTATGACTTGTATGCTGTCGGTAGCCTTCCTTCACTACGGGAGGTTGATGAACTCGTTACGAGGGTCAGGGAGGCCGAGTGTATTAGTAAAGTAGAGTATATCGTTGTAACAGGCCGAAACCAAGATATGACACAATATCTGAATATGGACTACCTTCCAACGCTTGAGGAAGAGTGA
- a CDS encoding alanine racemase — MPTPTATDTQPTLGTPIEAIETPALVVDLDAMDRNIEWYATFAEEHGVRLRSHVKTHKTPALAHKQHDRTNGGICCQTLSEAEVMASGGIDDIYLSYMVVGERKLNRLLYLADELSSFATTVDGRGNVDPLQSAAADYGTTIDVIMEIDIGLGRTGVPTREQAIELAAYISDQPNLSFRGLLAYEAHIKHEAESAADFERLCEQAMDDTAAIVAALEAHDIDVPEVKVGGTATSLYSGTHPVVTEINPGMYPFMDVGELELRPWEVSFGDCAATVLSTVISVPDSGRAVIDAGSKSLGMDKPQQPVVKDRDGVTYVASSEEHGWLDTSDRDEPLTVGDRVSLVVPHVCTTVNLYDTIVGVREGRVTAVWNVQARGKVK; from the coding sequence GTGCCTACACCTACCGCAACCGATACGCAACCGACGCTCGGAACCCCGATCGAGGCGATCGAAACCCCGGCGTTAGTCGTTGATCTCGATGCAATGGATCGCAACATCGAGTGGTACGCTACCTTCGCCGAGGAGCACGGCGTTCGCCTCCGATCACACGTGAAAACACACAAAACGCCGGCACTCGCGCACAAGCAGCACGACCGGACGAACGGCGGTATCTGCTGTCAAACCCTCAGTGAGGCGGAGGTGATGGCGAGCGGTGGAATCGACGATATCTATCTCTCGTATATGGTCGTTGGCGAACGCAAACTGAACCGACTCCTGTATCTCGCAGATGAGCTGTCGTCGTTTGCTACGACGGTCGATGGGCGTGGGAACGTCGACCCTCTTCAATCCGCCGCGGCGGACTACGGTACGACCATCGATGTGATCATGGAAATCGACATCGGACTGGGCCGGACCGGTGTTCCGACTCGCGAACAGGCGATCGAACTCGCCGCGTACATCAGTGATCAGCCGAACCTCTCGTTTCGAGGTCTCCTCGCGTACGAGGCGCATATCAAACACGAGGCCGAATCGGCGGCTGATTTCGAACGACTCTGTGAGCAAGCGATGGACGACACGGCAGCCATCGTCGCCGCTCTCGAAGCGCACGATATCGACGTTCCCGAGGTCAAAGTCGGTGGTACCGCGACCTCGTTATACAGTGGGACACATCCGGTCGTAACCGAGATCAATCCCGGGATGTATCCGTTCATGGACGTCGGCGAACTCGAACTCCGGCCCTGGGAGGTGTCATTCGGGGATTGTGCCGCAACGGTGCTTTCGACCGTCATTTCGGTTCCCGATTCCGGCCGTGCCGTGATCGACGCAGGGAGCAAGAGCCTCGGCATGGATAAACCCCAGCAGCCGGTCGTAAAAGACCGAGATGGGGTCACGTACGTCGCTTCGTCCGAAGAACACGGCTGGCTCGATACGAGCGATAGAGACGAACCGCTCACGGTCGGGGATCGCGTCTCGCTCGTCGTCCCGCACGTCTGTACGACGGTCAACCTCTACGATACGATCGTCGGTGTCCGCGAGGGACGCGTTACTGCCGTTTGGAACGTTCAAGCCCGTGGCAAAGTGAAATGA
- a CDS encoding CapA family protein: MYGTEGERLSMIVAGDAIVTRRISSCEVDAFRQVVDLVRSADVSLANLEVLLCDYDDGYPAAQSGGTYMRAPPWVVDELTWFGFDAFAAATNHTGDFGIGGIEATMAHLENRAVPYAGLGNNLATAREPAYVETAAGRVGLVAACSTVVPGTVAGQQRSDMGGRPGLSPLRFDTAYEVPSETIEMLRETSETLGLEGIKRDAKHQGFPVPGEDEEGFTLINADGENVRFVESDDGDSTVRMEPNEDDVAAILGRIDEASRQSDWVVASLHGHEGEAGGLNDRVVPDFHEEFARACIDTGADLFMGHGSHLLRGIEIYDGTPIFYSLGNFVMQNETVTRLPTELYERYDVDPTATPADLFDARVFDEEETRIGFLSDQGFWETVVPVCEYEDGVLDRIELYPLELGFEAPRSQRGRPLLATGETATRILTDVADLSSPYGTAVSIEDGTGIVEI; encoded by the coding sequence ATGTACGGAACTGAGGGGGAGCGCCTCTCGATGATCGTTGCAGGCGACGCGATCGTGACGCGTCGGATCTCGTCGTGTGAGGTCGACGCGTTCCGCCAGGTAGTCGATCTCGTCCGAAGCGCTGATGTCTCCCTTGCGAACCTCGAAGTACTGCTTTGTGACTACGACGATGGCTATCCAGCCGCTCAAAGCGGGGGGACGTATATGCGCGCTCCCCCGTGGGTTGTCGACGAGCTCACGTGGTTCGGATTCGATGCGTTTGCTGCAGCGACCAATCATACCGGTGACTTCGGTATCGGCGGGATCGAAGCCACGATGGCCCACCTCGAGAATCGCGCCGTTCCCTACGCAGGGCTCGGCAACAATTTGGCAACCGCCCGCGAGCCGGCGTATGTAGAGACTGCTGCCGGGCGAGTTGGGCTTGTGGCGGCGTGTTCGACCGTCGTTCCTGGGACCGTGGCTGGCCAGCAGCGCTCCGATATGGGCGGTCGTCCCGGACTTTCGCCGCTTCGCTTCGACACCGCGTACGAAGTCCCCTCGGAGACGATCGAGATGCTTCGAGAAACCAGCGAGACGCTCGGTCTAGAGGGGATAAAGCGCGACGCCAAGCACCAGGGGTTTCCCGTTCCCGGCGAGGACGAAGAGGGATTTACCCTGATCAATGCCGATGGCGAGAACGTACGGTTCGTCGAGAGCGATGACGGAGACAGTACCGTTCGGATGGAGCCCAACGAGGACGACGTTGCGGCGATTCTCGGTCGAATCGACGAGGCGAGCCGTCAATCCGATTGGGTGGTGGCGAGCCTACATGGCCACGAGGGTGAAGCCGGTGGCCTCAACGATCGGGTCGTTCCCGACTTCCACGAGGAGTTCGCACGTGCCTGTATCGATACGGGGGCCGATCTCTTCATGGGCCACGGCTCTCATCTACTCCGGGGTATCGAGATTTATGACGGAACGCCGATCTTCTACAGTCTCGGCAACTTCGTCATGCAAAACGAGACCGTTACGCGCTTGCCGACGGAACTCTACGAGCGCTACGACGTAGATCCCACCGCAACCCCTGCGGATCTGTTCGACGCTCGTGTCTTCGACGAGGAGGAAACGCGAATCGGCTTTCTCTCCGATCAAGGCTTCTGGGAAACCGTCGTTCCGGTCTGTGAGTACGAAGACGGCGTGCTTGATCGGATCGAATTATACCCCCTCGAGTTGGGGTTCGAGGCGCCACGCAGCCAACGCGGTCGACCTCTGCTGGCTACGGGAGAGACGGCGACGCGCATCCTTACCGACGTGGCTGACCTCTCGAGTCCGTATGGGACGGCCGTGAGCATCGAAGACGGAACTGGTATTGTCGAAATATAA
- a CDS encoding amidohydrolase codes for MATISDLSLSDLRRELHKYPEAGWKEFRTTAYVAEELEERGYTVHLGEDAIDSTERLGVPDHAEIEGARTRARDEGAPEAYLERMGHITGLVAEKTFGDGRGPVVGLRVDMDALEMTEATGSDHRPANEGFASRHPNEMHACGHDGHTSIGVGVARALAIDGGFDGTLKIFFQPAEEGGRGGLPMSKTKHLDDIEYFIALHLGLDNETGKIIAGYERPLSNAKIDVDFRGEPAHAGKAPNEGHNALQSAATAIQNLYAIPRHEEGATRINVGQVHSPNAQNVISDHARMRVEVRGETADLNEYMLESADRVLEHAAGMYDTEYSTTLYGKTTTFEADDGLVSVVADAAQSVESVTTIVDREDIGASEDASYLIKRVQENGGEATYIGVGASNPSGHHTSRFDIDEEALQIGVDVVVETVRNLPSN; via the coding sequence ATGGCTACGATCAGTGACCTTTCGCTGTCGGACTTGCGCCGAGAGCTTCACAAATATCCCGAAGCAGGGTGGAAGGAATTTCGGACGACAGCGTACGTCGCAGAGGAACTCGAAGAACGGGGATATACCGTCCATCTCGGAGAGGATGCGATCGACAGTACTGAGCGTCTCGGCGTGCCGGATCACGCCGAGATCGAGGGGGCTCGCACGCGCGCTCGCGACGAGGGAGCACCCGAGGCATATCTTGAGCGAATGGGGCATATTACGGGACTCGTTGCGGAGAAGACGTTCGGCGATGGACGCGGACCGGTCGTCGGGCTCCGAGTCGATATGGACGCGCTCGAGATGACCGAAGCGACCGGCTCGGACCACCGGCCTGCTAACGAGGGGTTCGCGAGCCGGCATCCGAACGAAATGCACGCCTGTGGCCATGACGGGCATACGAGTATCGGCGTGGGTGTCGCCCGTGCACTTGCCATCGATGGGGGATTCGATGGGACACTAAAGATATTCTTCCAGCCGGCAGAGGAAGGCGGACGTGGCGGCCTCCCGATGAGCAAAACGAAGCATCTCGACGACATCGAGTACTTCATCGCACTGCATCTGGGCTTGGACAACGAAACCGGGAAAATCATCGCGGGCTACGAACGTCCACTCTCGAACGCGAAGATCGACGTCGACTTTCGTGGTGAACCGGCGCACGCTGGAAAAGCGCCAAACGAGGGGCACAACGCGCTTCAGTCCGCGGCGACTGCGATTCAAAACCTCTACGCGATCCCTCGACACGAGGAGGGGGCCACGCGCATCAACGTCGGCCAAGTTCACTCACCGAACGCACAGAACGTGATCTCCGACCACGCTCGAATGCGAGTCGAAGTGCGTGGGGAGACCGCGGATTTGAATGAATACATGCTCGAGTCGGCTGATCGTGTTTTGGAGCACGCCGCAGGGATGTACGATACCGAATACAGCACGACACTCTACGGTAAGACGACGACGTTCGAAGCCGACGATGGACTCGTATCGGTAGTTGCTGACGCAGCACAGTCGGTCGAATCCGTAACGACGATCGTTGACCGAGAGGACATCGGAGCGAGTGAAGACGCATCGTATCTGATCAAACGCGTCCAGGAAAATGGGGGGGAGGCGACCTATATCGGGGTCGGTGCCAGTAATCCATCGGGACACCATACGTCGCGGTTCGACATCGACGAGGAAGCGCTCCAGATCGGCGTCGATGTCGTAGTCGAAACGGTTAGAAATCTGCCCTCGAACTAA
- a CDS encoding sodium:solute symporter, whose protein sequence is MVQVILVGIVMIYIVAMLGIGYFFHKKDMNSLQDYFLAGKGAGWYLVAMSFFATAIGAGGTIGLTASTFSEQSITAFWSYGISLGSAFVVAVLLGHKLPKTKNITIPSMLEDRYDEKTRVVAIPFYLLRFISTLGAQWLAAGTIISFLFADLLTVTQAAVIGAIIITTYTAMGGMSAVMWTDFIQGVILFIGLWILTVFGITQFGGWSTMTTEVTAVAPDAFNLFSMEWTLIAGYIVTLVPTLLVRQGYLQRIMSARSGRDGFIGTVLNGVIGFAFIPIPLLIGVMGLVMYSDIADPQLIMPQMALDILPTWLAGILLAALAAAVMSSGDSFLLSGSSNIVDDIYLRYMNPEATNEQQQLISRIAVIGLMVFSLALALVVPGIIDLIVFGAVALSGGVLVPWLAVFYWPRGTADAAFWSLAIGAGTTVIWWWAGYFADTAEYMGLHPVFVGLPLSIILFFAISFVQEPEYEEALETARKHNLESLEKRTLKAMDDHQKKTRTVSDD, encoded by the coding sequence ATGGTTCAAGTAATTTTAGTTGGCATCGTAATGATATATATCGTTGCGATGCTCGGTATCGGGTATTTCTTCCACAAAAAAGACATGAACAGCCTACAGGACTATTTTCTCGCCGGAAAAGGCGCAGGCTGGTATCTCGTCGCGATGTCGTTTTTCGCGACGGCGATCGGAGCGGGGGGGACCATCGGACTGACCGCATCCACCTTTAGCGAACAGAGTATTACCGCCTTTTGGAGCTACGGGATCTCTCTCGGAAGCGCGTTCGTCGTCGCTGTGTTGCTCGGTCATAAGCTCCCGAAAACGAAGAACATCACGATTCCCTCAATGCTCGAAGACCGGTACGACGAGAAGACACGGGTGGTCGCCATTCCGTTCTATCTGCTCCGATTTATCAGTACACTCGGGGCACAGTGGTTAGCGGCGGGGACGATCATCAGTTTCCTGTTCGCTGATCTGCTCACCGTTACACAAGCCGCAGTTATCGGTGCGATTATCATCACGACGTACACGGCAATGGGCGGGATGTCGGCCGTGATGTGGACCGACTTCATCCAAGGCGTGATCCTGTTTATCGGCCTCTGGATACTCACCGTCTTCGGGATCACCCAGTTCGGTGGGTGGTCGACGATGACGACGGAGGTGACGGCCGTTGCACCGGACGCGTTCAATCTCTTCTCGATGGAATGGACGCTCATCGCCGGATACATCGTCACGCTCGTTCCAACGCTCCTCGTTCGGCAGGGCTATCTCCAGCGGATCATGTCCGCGCGGAGTGGTCGTGACGGATTCATCGGAACAGTGCTAAACGGCGTTATCGGGTTCGCGTTCATCCCGATTCCACTCCTCATCGGTGTGATGGGTCTCGTCATGTATTCCGATATCGCCGATCCACAGCTCATCATGCCACAGATGGCCCTCGATATACTGCCGACGTGGCTCGCCGGGATCCTCCTCGCTGCCTTGGCGGCGGCAGTGATGAGTAGCGGTGACAGTTTCCTGCTATCGGGCTCCTCGAACATCGTCGACGACATCTACCTTCGATACATGAACCCGGAAGCAACGAACGAGCAACAACAACTGATCTCTCGAATTGCCGTGATCGGACTCATGGTGTTTTCGCTCGCTCTTGCTCTGGTAGTTCCGGGGATCATCGACCTCATCGTGTTCGGCGCTGTCGCTCTGAGTGGCGGTGTGCTCGTTCCCTGGCTCGCCGTGTTCTACTGGCCTCGCGGAACGGCGGACGCCGCTTTCTGGAGTCTCGCCATCGGTGCCGGAACGACCGTTATCTGGTGGTGGGCCGGTTATTTCGCGGATACCGCCGAGTACATGGGCCTCCATCCGGTCTTCGTCGGGTTGCCACTCTCCATTATCCTCTTTTTCGCCATCTCGTTCGTGCAGGAACCGGAGTACGAAGAGGCGTTGGAAACGGCCCGCAAACACAACCTCGAATCCTTGGAGAAGCGCACACTGAAAGCGATGGACGATCACCAAAAGAAGACGAGGACAGTTTCGGACGACTGA
- a CDS encoding twin-arginine translocation signal domain-containing protein has translation MSSTINRRTVLKNAGTGGLLATGGLGLILMTDRATASGEITADTAYGEAAASDDGTIERIYIDPTGELWWEDFDDPISQIGVSVESRLSEEAT, from the coding sequence GTGTCATCAACCATAAACAGACGAACAGTTCTTAAGAATGCTGGTACAGGTGGCCTCCTTGCGACAGGCGGACTCGGCCTCATACTCATGACGGATAGGGCTACCGCAAGCGGCGAGATCACCGCTGACACGGCTTACGGGGAGGCGGCAGCATCGGACGACGGGACGATCGAGCGCATCTATATCGATCCTACGGGCGAGCTCTGGTGGGAGGACTTCGACGATCCGATCAGCCAGATCGGTGTCAGTGTCGAGTCACGCCTCTCTGAAGAGGCGACATAG